One Haliaeetus albicilla chromosome 11, bHalAlb1.1, whole genome shotgun sequence genomic window carries:
- the LOC104320511 gene encoding cytochrome P450 2H1, with protein MELLGMTTIFLLLCISCLLLFASWRSISQKEKQPPGPITLPIVGNILQLNMWNLPESLKKLSKKYGPVFTIYLGPQKAVVLYGYEVVKEALIDQADDFSGRGNLPLFKKLFQGTGIVTSNGETWKQLRRFALTTLRDFGMGKKSIEERIQEEAHFLVERIRNTHERPFNPGNFLVHAVSNIICSIIFGDRFDYEDKKFLTLIELLDENNRLQNSIQIQLYNFIPTIMEYLPGPHQKMIKNTEKVHQFTSEIIVEHQETLDPTCPRDFIDAFLNKMEQEKGNGHSEFTIETLSRTTLDLFLAGTGTTSTTLRYGLVILQKYPEIAEKMQKEIDCVIGRDRSPCMADRSQMPYTDAVVHEIQRFIDFLPLNVPHTVIKDIKFRDYFIPKDTMIIPMLTSILHDSKEFPNPEKFDPGHFLNANGTFKKSDYFMPFSAGKRICAGEGLARMELFIFLTAILQNFALKSVVDHKDIDISPLVSTLANMPRPYEVSFLPR; from the exons ATGGAGCTCCTGGGAATGACCACTATTTTCTTGCTGCTCTGCATCTCATGCCTTCTTCTCTTTGCCTCATGGAGAAGCATATCGCAAAAAGAGAAGCAGCCTCCTGGTCCCATCACACTCCCCATTGTTGGAAACATACTCCAGCTGAACATGTGGAACTTGCCTGAAAGCTTGAAGAAG CTCAGCAAGAAGTACGGTCCTGTCTTCACAATATATTTAGGCCCACAAAAGGCTGTGGTGCTCTATGGCTATGAAGTTGTGAAAGAAGCTCTGATTGATCAGGCAGATGACTTCAGCGGAAGGGGCAATCTACCACTGTTTAAAAAACTCTTCCAAGGCACAG GCATTGTGACAAGCAATGGGGAGACCTGGAAGCAGCTCCGACGATTTGCACTCACCACCTTGAGGGATtttgggatggggaagaagagCATCGAGGAGCGAATCCAGGAGGAAGCTCATTTTCTGGTGGAGAGGATCAGGAACACACATG AGAGACCCTTCAACCCTGGCAACTTCCTAGTCCATGCTGTTTCCAACATCATCTGCTCCATCATCTTTGGGGATCGCTTTGACTATGAGGACAAGAAATTTCTAACTTTAATTGAGTTGCTAGATGAAAACAACAGGCTCCAGAACTCTATACAAATACAG ttataCAATTTCATCCCAACTATCATGGAGTACTTACCTGGGCCTCAtcaaaaaatgataaaaaatactgaaaaagttCATCAATTTACTTCAGAAATCATAGTGGAACACCAGGAAACCCTGGATCCCACTTGTCCTCGAGATTTTATTGATGCTTTTCTTAACAAAATGGAACAG GAGAAAGGGAATGGTCACTCAGAATTCACCATTGAGACCTTGAGCAGAACCACGCTCGACTTGTTCCTTGCAGGAACAGGGACCACCAGCACCACACTGAGATATGGACTTGTGATTCTCCAGAAATACCCAGAGATAGCAG agaaaatgcaaaaggagaTTGATTGTGTCATTGGCCGAGACCGAAGCCCCTGCATGGCAGATCGGAGCCAGATGCCCTACACAGATGCTGTGGTCCATGAAATCCAGAGATTCATCGATTTCCTTCCACTTAATGTCCCACATACTGTGATCAAAGACATCAAGTTCAGAGACTATTTTATCCCCAAG GACACTATGATAATCCCTATGCTGACTTCCATCCTACATGATAGTAAGGAATTTCCAAATCCAGAAAAATTTGACCCAGGACATTTCCTGAATGCAAATGGTACCTTTAAAAAGAGTGACTACTTCATGCCATTTTCTGCAG GAAAACGCATCTGTGCAGGAGAAGGTCTGGCCCGGATGGAGctattcatatttttaacagcTATCCTGCAGAactttgctttgaaatctgttGTGGATCACAAGGACATTGACATTTCCCCATTAGTCAGCACTCTGGCAAACATGCCCCGACCTTATGAGGTCTCTTTTCTTCCACGTTAG